Proteins encoded by one window of Blautia argi:
- the rbfA gene encoding 30S ribosome-binding factor RbfA, with protein sequence MRKNSIKNTRVNAEVQHELANLIREGIKDPRIHPMTSVTAVEVAPDLKTCRAYISVLGNEEAKENTIAGLKSAEGYIRRQLAKRINLRNTPEIRFILDESIEYGVTMSKLIDEVTGSVGRQEVLENGEDDQ encoded by the coding sequence ATGAGAAAAAACAGTATAAAAAATACCCGGGTAAATGCAGAAGTACAGCATGAGCTGGCAAATTTAATCCGGGAAGGAATCAAAGACCCGCGTATTCACCCAATGACTTCTGTGACAGCGGTAGAGGTAGCGCCGGATTTGAAAACCTGCAGAGCCTATATCAGTGTTCTGGGAAATGAGGAAGCAAAGGAAAATACTATTGCAGGCTTAAAAAGTGCGGAAGGTTATATCCGCAGACAGCTTGCAAAGCGTATTAATCTTAGAAACACTCCTGAAATCCGTTTCATTCTGGACGAATCCATTGAATACGGAGTCACCATGTCAAAACTTATTGATGAGGTAACCGGAAGCGTGGGCAGACAGGAGGTTTTGGAAAATGGAGAAGATGATCAGTGA
- a CDS encoding DHH family phosphoesterase, protein MEKMISELKGIRTAAIAGHVRPDGDCVGACMGLYLYLKENYPEIETDIYLEEPKESLLFLQGTQNIQTSYTEEKSYDVFFVLDTSVKNRMGVALKAFESAKKTICIDHHISNKGFADVNVIDPNASSASELLYTLLEKEKVTKPVAEALYTGIANDTGVFQYSCTSPKTMRIAAELMETGIAFSKIVDKSFYEKTYVQNQILGRCLMESIMVLDGQCIIGVIRRKDMDFYHVEPKDLDGIVQQLRVTKGVEVAMFLYEQKVQEFKVSLRSNGKVDVNEVASYFGGGGHVLAAGCTLQGSAYDVINNLLRGIEKQLVKSETE, encoded by the coding sequence ATGGAGAAGATGATCAGTGAATTAAAGGGAATCCGCACAGCAGCCATTGCCGGACATGTACGTCCGGACGGTGACTGTGTGGGTGCCTGTATGGGGCTGTATTTATACCTGAAGGAAAATTATCCGGAAATCGAAACAGATATTTATCTGGAGGAGCCAAAGGAAAGTCTGCTGTTTCTACAGGGAACACAGAATATTCAGACCTCTTATACCGAAGAGAAGAGCTACGATGTGTTTTTTGTGCTGGATACCAGTGTGAAAAACCGTATGGGCGTCGCCCTGAAAGCTTTTGAATCTGCAAAAAAGACCATCTGTATTGATCATCATATCAGCAATAAGGGCTTTGCAGATGTCAATGTGATTGACCCGAATGCAAGCTCTGCTTCAGAGCTTTTGTATACGCTTTTGGAAAAGGAAAAGGTGACAAAGCCGGTGGCAGAGGCATTGTATACCGGAATTGCCAATGATACAGGAGTGTTTCAGTATTCCTGCACTTCTCCGAAAACTATGCGGATTGCAGCAGAATTAATGGAAACCGGAATTGCCTTTTCCAAAATTGTGGATAAATCTTTTTATGAAAAGACCTATGTACAGAATCAGATACTGGGCAGATGTCTGATGGAAAGCATTATGGTGCTGGATGGACAGTGTATCATCGGGGTTATCCGAAGAAAAGATATGGATTTTTACCATGTGGAGCCAAAGGATTTAGACGGCATTGTGCAGCAGCTTCGCGTAACAAAGGGCGTGGAGGTTGCCATGTTCCTCTATGAGCAGAAAGTACAGGAATTTAAGGTCAGCCTTCGTTCCAACGGGAAGGTGGACGTAAATGAGGTTGCCTCCTATTTCGGCGGCGGCGGTCATGTGCTGGCAGCAGGCTGTACCCTTCAGGGTTCTGCCTATGATGTAATCAACAATTTGCTGCGGGGTATAGAAAAACAGTTAGTAAAGAGTGAAACAGAATGA
- the infB gene encoding translation initiation factor IF-2 translates to MSVRVYELAKELNKSNKEILDFLKSKNIELKSHMSNVEASQADMVRANYRKGNLSSAGGDAAKQEGGEKPKKKIIQVFRPQNASHVPERRQKSQRQANDGQEQRNNEKRQNNRQGENRGTQESMKQENNRNNRSNNNRSSNNSRYNGNSNGENRSNNRNNGENRSNNRYNGNNNGERNNRYNGNNNGERSNNRYNGNNNGERSNNRYNGNNNGERSNNRYNGNNNGERSNNRYNGNNNGERSNSRYNGNNNGERSNNRFGGNNNRGGDGRRDQGGKFDTPKLEFVEKDSRKANRENKKKDNKRDEYQNQSKRPNQGGRRQTQRIPKAMQLQKPVTHAKEEKREEVKEITLPEKMTIRELAEKMKMQPSVIVKKLFMEGIMVTVNHEIDFEKAQEIALDYDIIAEQEEKVDVIEELLKEEEEEESTLVARPPVVCVMGHVDHGKTSLLDCIRKTHVTDREAGGITQHIGAYMVSVEGQKITFLDTPGHEAFTAMRMRGANATDIAILVVAADDGVMPQTVEAINHAKAAGVEIIVAINKIDKPSANIERVKQELSEYELIPEDWGGSTIFVPVSAHTGEGIDNLLEMILLTAEVAELKANPNRRARGLVIEAELDKGKGPVATILVQKGTLHVGDFIAAGASSGKVRAMIDDKGRKVKEAGPSTPVEILGLSDVPNAGEILVVTENDKEAKNFAATFVSENKNRLLEETKAKMSLDDLFSQIQAGNLKELPIIVKADVQGSVEAVKQSLVKLSNEEVVVKVIHGGVGAITESDVTLASASNAIIIGFNVRPDATAKSVAEQEGVDLRLYRVIYQAIEDVEAAMKGMLDPVFEEKVIGHAEVRQIFKASGVGNIAGSYVLDGVFQRNCKVRISREGEQIFEGALASLKRFKDDVKEVKAGYECGLVFEDFNDIKEEDKVEAYIMVEVPR, encoded by the coding sequence ATGTCAGTCAGGGTTTATGAACTCGCAAAAGAGTTAAACAAAAGCAATAAGGAGATTTTAGATTTTCTGAAATCCAAAAATATAGAGTTAAAGAGCCATATGAGCAATGTGGAAGCTTCCCAGGCAGATATGGTAAGAGCAAATTACAGAAAGGGAAATCTCTCTTCAGCAGGTGGAGATGCTGCAAAGCAGGAAGGTGGCGAAAAGCCCAAGAAGAAAATTATTCAGGTGTTCCGCCCTCAGAACGCCAGTCATGTGCCGGAGCGCAGACAGAAATCCCAGCGCCAGGCAAACGACGGCCAGGAACAGAGAAATAATGAGAAGCGTCAGAATAACCGGCAGGGAGAAAACAGAGGTACACAGGAATCCATGAAACAGGAGAACAACAGAAATAACCGTTCAAATAATAACCGCAGCAGCAATAACAGCCGTTATAATGGAAACAGCAATGGGGAAAACCGTTCCAACAACAGAAATAATGGGGAGAACCGTTCTAATAACCGTTATAATGGAAATAATAACGGAGAACGCAACAACCGCTATAACGGAAACAATAACGGAGAGCGTTCCAACAACCGTTACAACGGAAACAACAATGGAGAGCGTTCTAACAACCGTTACAATGGAAACAATAACGGAGAGCGTTCCAACAACCGTTACAATGGAAACAACAATGGAGAGCGTTCCAACAACCGTTACAACGGAAACAACAATGGAGAGCGTTCCAATAGCCGTTACAATGGAAACAACAACGGAGAGCGTTCCAATAACCGTTTCGGTGGAAACAACAATCGCGGTGGAGATGGAAGAAGAGATCAGGGCGGAAAGTTCGATACACCGAAGCTGGAGTTTGTGGAAAAGGACAGCCGTAAAGCAAACAGAGAAAATAAGAAAAAAGATAATAAGAGAGATGAATATCAGAATCAGAGCAAACGTCCAAATCAGGGCGGCCGCCGTCAGACTCAGAGAATTCCAAAGGCTATGCAGCTTCAGAAGCCGGTGACACATGCCAAGGAAGAAAAGAGAGAGGAAGTAAAGGAAATTACACTTCCGGAAAAAATGACTATTCGCGAGCTGGCTGAAAAGATGAAAATGCAGCCGTCCGTAATTGTGAAAAAGCTGTTCATGGAAGGAATTATGGTTACTGTAAACCATGAGATCGACTTTGAAAAGGCTCAGGAAATTGCACTGGATTATGATATCATTGCAGAACAGGAAGAAAAGGTAGATGTCATTGAAGAACTCTTAAAGGAGGAAGAAGAGGAAGAAAGCACCTTAGTTGCAAGACCTCCGGTTGTCTGTGTTATGGGACACGTTGACCATGGTAAAACTTCACTTCTGGACTGCATCAGAAAGACACATGTTACAGACAGAGAGGCAGGCGGTATTACACAGCACATTGGCGCTTATATGGTAAGCGTAGAGGGACAGAAGATTACCTTCCTGGATACACCGGGACATGAAGCGTTTACCGCTATGCGTATGCGCGGTGCCAATGCTACAGATATTGCCATTTTGGTGGTTGCGGCAGATGATGGCGTCATGCCTCAGACAGTAGAAGCCATTAACCATGCAAAAGCCGCAGGCGTGGAAATTATTGTTGCCATTAACAAGATTGATAAGCCAAGCGCAAACATTGAAAGAGTAAAACAGGAATTATCCGAGTATGAGCTGATTCCGGAAGACTGGGGTGGAAGCACTATCTTTGTACCCGTATCTGCACATACAGGTGAGGGAATTGATAACCTTCTGGAAATGATACTCCTTACTGCAGAGGTGGCAGAATTAAAGGCAAATCCAAACAGAAGAGCCAGAGGTCTTGTCATTGAGGCAGAGCTGGACAAAGGAAAAGGCCCTGTGGCAACCATTCTGGTACAGAAGGGTACTCTGCATGTAGGTGATTTTATTGCGGCAGGCGCAAGTTCAGGTAAAGTTCGTGCCATGATTGACGATAAGGGAAGAAAGGTAAAAGAAGCCGGTCCTTCCACACCAGTGGAAATCCTGGGTCTTAGCGATGTGCCAAATGCAGGAGAAATCCTGGTTGTAACAGAAAATGATAAAGAAGCCAAAAACTTTGCGGCAACCTTTGTTTCTGAAAATAAAAATCGTCTTCTGGAAGAAACAAAAGCAAAAATGTCCCTGGACGATTTATTCAGCCAGATTCAGGCAGGTAATCTGAAAGAGCTGCCGATTATCGTAAAAGCAGACGTACAGGGTTCTGTAGAAGCAGTAAAACAGAGTCTTGTGAAGCTTTCCAATGAAGAGGTTGTGGTAAAAGTTATCCACGGTGGTGTCGGCGCCATTACGGAATCTGACGTAACTCTTGCCAGCGCTTCCAATGCCATTATTATCGGCTTTAATGTGCGTCCGGACGCAACTGCAAAATCCGTTGCAGAGCAGGAGGGCGTAGACCTGCGCCTGTACCGTGTCATTTATCAGGCCATTGAGGACGTAGAAGCAGCTATGAAGGGTATGTTAGATCCTGTATTTGAAGAAAAGGTTATCGGACACGCAGAAGTGCGTCAGATTTTCAAAGCTTCTGGCGTGGGCAACATTGCAGGTTCCTATGTTCTGGACGGTGTGTTCCAGAGAAACTGCAAGGTTCGTATCAGCAGAGAGGGCGAGCAGATTTTTGAGGGCGCTCTGGCATCTCTGAAGCGTTTTAAAGATGATGTAAAAGAAGTAAAAGCAGGCTATGAATGTGGTCTGGTATTTGAAGACTTCAATGACATCAAGGAAGAAGACAAAGTGGAAGCATATATTATGGTGGAGGTTCCGAGATAA